From Leptodactylus fuscus isolate aLepFus1 chromosome 11, aLepFus1.hap2, whole genome shotgun sequence, one genomic window encodes:
- the FOSB gene encoding protein FosB: protein MYQGYDSSSSSPSAESQYLSSVDSFGSPSTVAAPQECVALCDVSSSFVPTVTAITSSQDLQWLVTPALISSMAQSQPTPGPSIDPYDLPGPSYASPSGSSYGAAQPAASSSGQEETRPTRPRKRPREEALTPEEEEKRRVRRERNKLAAAKCRNRRRELTDRLQNETDLLEEEKSNLEAEIDELRRQKEQLEFALLSHRSGCKLPYEDPDLPHTEPATSFPHGGLLPSYPPQSEVSFPVCLPPLPDSDCTTSAGSYTSSFVFTSPEGGACGSRYQRSSGSERSSSDSLSSPSLLAL from the exons ATGTACCAGGGATACGactcctccagctcctcccccTCCGCTGAGTCTCAGTATCTTTCATCTGTGGATTCTTTTGGGAGTCCATCCACAGTCGCAGCCCCACAG GAGTGTGTGGCCCTATGTGATGTCTCCTCCTCCTTTGTCCCCACTGTTACGGCCATCACCAGTAGTCAGGACCTCCAGTGGTTGGTCACTCCTGCCCTTATCTCCTCAATGGCTCAATCTCAACCAACGCCAGGACCATCTATTGACCCCTATGACCTGCCAGGCCCCAGCTATGCCTCACCTTCTGGATCATCATATGGCGCAGCTCAGCCTGCTGCTTCTTCCTCTGGACAGGAGGAAACTCGCCCAACAAGACCTAGAAAAAGACCTAGAGAAGAAGCA CTTACCccagaggaagaggagaagaggcgAGTCCGTCGAGAAAGGAACAAATTAGCAGCTGCCAAATGCAGGAACAGGAGACGAGAGCTGACGGACAGATTGCAGAAC GAGACTGATCTTTTGGAGGAGGAAAAGTCCAACCTTGAGGCAGAGATTGACGAGCTTCGCAGACAGAAGGAACAGCTGGAATTTGCTCTTCTCTCCCACCGATCGGGTTGCAAACTGCCCTATGAGGACCCTGACCTGCCCCACACTGAGCCAGCCACATCCTTCCCCCACGGTGGACTGCTTCCTTCATATCCCCCTCAGTCGGAGGTAtcattccctgtctgtttgcccCCACTCCCGGACTCAGACTGTACCACCAGCGCTGGATCTTACACATCTTCATTTGTGTTCACCTCCCCAGAGGGAGGAGCCTGTGGCAGCCGGTACCAGCGCAGCAGCGGAAGTGAGCGCTCCTCCTCCGACTCGCTCAGCTCCCCCTCACTTCTGGCCCTCTGA